The proteins below come from a single Nitrospiraceae bacterium genomic window:
- a CDS encoding molecular chaperone DnaJ, giving the protein MPANQPKRDYYEVLAVDRSSSRDQIKQAYRKLALKYHPDRNHAPDAEEHFREIAEAYAVLSDDVKRREYDTTGHVGVSERWSAEDLMRDFHFGDFFGGRFDDLSTIFGDVLGRRTRPGPRMNRGLDLRYDLDLALEEAAKGGERDIHITRSENCGTCQATGAKPGTTPTTCTECGGSGQKQQVKAGKGVRMVTLTTCAKCQGQGHWIESPCEVCHGTGHVFTPHTIKVQIPSGIDDGMIIRLAGQGEPSATGGSSGDLLIRPHLRAHPTLQRQGSNLFTTTSLSFVDAALGTKVPIQGLGGASLKVTIPPGTQSGTALRIHSQGMPRLDASGKGDLFVIVEVRTPTDITTQQRTLLEEFARLEKSKMPQQQDTHPR; this is encoded by the coding sequence ATGCCGGCCAACCAGCCAAAACGTGACTACTATGAAGTTCTGGCGGTGGACCGGTCTTCCAGTCGCGACCAGATCAAACAAGCCTACCGGAAACTCGCGCTCAAATATCATCCCGACCGAAACCACGCGCCGGATGCGGAAGAACATTTCAGAGAAATCGCCGAAGCCTATGCAGTGTTGTCGGACGATGTGAAACGCCGGGAATACGACACCACCGGCCACGTGGGGGTCAGCGAACGTTGGTCTGCGGAAGATCTGATGCGGGATTTTCACTTTGGAGATTTTTTCGGTGGCCGCTTCGACGATCTGTCAACTATATTCGGCGACGTGTTAGGCCGACGGACACGCCCTGGACCCCGCATGAACCGTGGTCTGGATCTGCGATACGATTTGGATCTCGCGCTTGAGGAAGCAGCCAAGGGCGGCGAACGGGACATTCACATTACCCGATCAGAGAATTGCGGAACCTGTCAGGCCACGGGAGCCAAGCCCGGCACCACGCCCACCACATGCACGGAATGTGGAGGATCCGGGCAGAAACAACAGGTCAAAGCCGGAAAGGGAGTACGCATGGTCACCCTCACCACCTGTGCCAAATGCCAGGGGCAAGGCCATTGGATTGAGTCACCGTGTGAGGTCTGTCATGGGACCGGCCACGTGTTTACCCCTCACACGATTAAGGTTCAGATCCCTTCAGGCATTGATGACGGTATGATCATCCGGTTGGCCGGGCAAGGAGAACCCTCAGCAACAGGTGGTTCCTCCGGGGACCTTCTTATCCGGCCACACCTTCGGGCCCATCCTACTCTCCAGCGACAGGGGAGTAACCTATTCACCACAACCTCGTTATCCTTTGTCGATGCTGCACTGGGAACCAAGGTGCCTATTCAGGGATTAGGAGGAGCCTCGCTAAAGGTGACGATTCCGCCAGGAACCCAAAGTGGAACGGCTTTGAGAATTCACAGCCAAGGCATGCCCCGGCTCGATGCCTCAGGCAAAGGGGACCTGTTTGTCATCGTGGAGGTTCGCACACCCACAGATATCACAACCCAACAACGCACTCTGCTGGAAGAATTCGCCCGGTTAGAAAAGAGCAAAATGCCTCAACAACAAGACACGCATCCTCGCTAA
- a CDS encoding alpha-amylase, giving the protein MKPQSPVVSSRPHPHLYEINTWVWLHDLSRKMNRTIRLGDVPDHEWDELQAKGFDCLWLMGLWERSPLGRRIARQHADLQQEYTKALPDWQEYEVVGSPYAIRAYQPDPELGSWEQLKEVLGKLHDRGIKLILDFVPNHTALDHEWTTRHPEYYVQGNSRDVTNFPSKFFPIETSQGIRYLAHGKDPNCPAWTDTAQLNYFNPDTRKALIRELQQIANYCDGVRCDMAMLVLNEVFAQTWKNHVKGDVFPSGEFWTEAISLLPDCMWIAEVYWDREWELQQLGFHFTYDKRLYDRLRHSTPHEVALHLQADPIFQSKLVRFLENHDEPRSAAAFGNVRLPAVGVLMATLPGMRLYHQGQLTGKRIRIPVQLCRAQDEPPDEATVLFYDRILAITNEDVFHAGKWAMLTVRSAGDDSFSNVLAYQWTTDRDWRLIVVNLSPMVAQAYIRLNGELGMELHTSPNYTLYDRFSDLSFEGRREDLLQKGLYVRLDPFGCHIFSVGDGSLEDGKSENKK; this is encoded by the coding sequence ATGAAGCCGCAATCTCCGGTTGTTTCATCTCGCCCACACCCGCATCTCTATGAAATCAATACCTGGGTCTGGTTGCATGATCTCTCCCGGAAAATGAACCGAACGATTCGTCTTGGTGACGTGCCTGATCATGAATGGGATGAGCTTCAGGCAAAGGGATTCGATTGTCTGTGGCTCATGGGGCTATGGGAACGCAGTCCTCTTGGCCGGCGGATTGCAAGGCAACATGCTGATTTACAGCAGGAATACACCAAAGCGCTTCCCGATTGGCAGGAATACGAAGTCGTGGGTTCCCCTTATGCCATTCGGGCGTATCAGCCTGATCCCGAGCTGGGGTCCTGGGAGCAACTGAAGGAGGTATTGGGAAAACTTCATGACCGCGGGATCAAGCTGATTCTGGATTTTGTGCCCAATCACACGGCATTGGATCATGAGTGGACCACTAGACATCCGGAGTACTATGTTCAAGGGAACTCCAGGGATGTCACAAACTTCCCTTCGAAGTTTTTTCCCATCGAAACATCCCAAGGCATTCGATATCTGGCACATGGCAAGGATCCCAATTGCCCGGCATGGACTGACACTGCGCAATTAAACTACTTCAATCCTGATACGCGTAAGGCGCTGATTCGCGAGTTGCAACAAATTGCCAATTATTGTGATGGCGTTCGCTGTGATATGGCGATGTTGGTGCTCAATGAGGTGTTTGCGCAGACATGGAAAAATCATGTGAAGGGCGATGTCTTCCCTTCCGGGGAGTTCTGGACAGAAGCCATCTCTCTCCTGCCGGATTGTATGTGGATTGCAGAGGTCTATTGGGATCGGGAATGGGAGCTTCAACAACTTGGCTTTCACTTTACGTACGACAAAAGATTGTATGACCGGCTTCGCCATTCGACCCCACATGAGGTCGCCCTGCATCTTCAGGCTGATCCGATCTTTCAAAGCAAACTTGTGCGGTTTTTGGAAAATCACGATGAGCCGAGAAGTGCTGCGGCGTTTGGTAACGTCCGTCTCCCTGCGGTCGGGGTCCTGATGGCCACATTGCCGGGCATGCGTTTATATCATCAAGGGCAACTCACTGGAAAACGTATCCGGATTCCGGTTCAACTCTGTCGAGCTCAGGACGAACCTCCTGATGAAGCGACTGTTTTGTTTTATGACCGAATTCTGGCGATCACCAATGAAGACGTGTTTCATGCCGGGAAATGGGCCATGCTCACTGTGCGTTCTGCCGGCGACGATTCTTTTAGTAATGTCTTGGCGTATCAATGGACCACTGACCGGGATTGGAGACTCATCGTGGTGAACCTGAGTCCCATGGTTGCCCAAGCGTATATTCGTTTGAACGGAGAGCTTGGAATGGAATTGCACACCTCCCCCAACTACACCTTGTATGACCGGTTCAGCGATCTATCCTTTGAAGGTAGACGAGAGGATCTCCTGCAAAAAGGATTGTATGTGCGCCTCGATCCTTTCGGATGTCATATCTTTTCTGTGGGAGATGGATCCCTTGAGGATGGAAAAAGTGAAAATAAAAAATGA
- a CDS encoding zinc ribbon domain-containing protein, whose translation MPLYDYKCLKCGKESLLALTLKEHETGAATCPSCGSKELEQLVTSFIARTSSKS comes from the coding sequence ATGCCTCTGTATGATTACAAATGTCTCAAATGTGGGAAGGAATCCCTTCTAGCCCTCACGCTGAAAGAACATGAAACCGGGGCCGCAACATGTCCCTCATGTGGAAGCAAAGAACTGGAGCAACTGGTCACGAGCTTTATTGCAAGAACCAGTTCAAAAAGTTGA